A genomic region of bacterium contains the following coding sequences:
- a CDS encoding GuaB3 family IMP dehydrogenase-related protein: protein MAMWIGVNRKARTCYGFDDISLVPGNVTINPEDVDLSTQIGNLQLKIPVMAAAMDGVVDPKFAIEFANQGGLAVLNLMGIYTRYNDPYEIIDKIIKSPYNQSTSLIQSIYKEPIKENLIGERITQIKKACGICSVSSIPQYAEKFLGIAKEAGVDIFVVQSTVTTAKHISSKYKPLDISSFCKTADIPVIVGNCVTFNVTMELIETGVAGILVGIGPGAACTTRQVLGLGVPQVTSTADCAAARDIYYKKTGRYVPMITDGGMVSSGDVCKAFAAGADAVMIGSAFVKSTESPGKGYHWGMATSDENLPRGTRVNVGVSCTLKEILYGPAKVDDGSQNLIGALKLSMGSLGTKNIKEMHTVEMAVTPSIKTEGKIYQSLLKAVNKKE from the coding sequence ATGGCTATGTGGATAGGTGTCAATAGAAAGGCAAGAACTTGTTATGGTTTTGATGATATATCACTTGTTCCTGGAAATGTGACGATTAACCCAGAAGATGTAGATTTGTCCACACAGATAGGCAATCTACAACTGAAAATTCCTGTTATGGCAGCCGCAATGGATGGAGTTGTTGACCCAAAATTTGCAATTGAATTTGCTAATCAGGGTGGGTTAGCAGTATTAAACCTAATGGGAATATATACAAGATACAATGACCCTTATGAAATTATCGATAAAATTATTAAAAGCCCGTACAACCAATCAACATCTCTCATACAAAGCATCTATAAAGAACCCATAAAAGAGAACCTTATTGGGGAAAGAATAACTCAGATAAAGAAAGCTTGTGGAATCTGTTCTGTCAGTTCTATTCCTCAGTATGCGGAAAAATTTCTCGGAATAGCTAAAGAAGCAGGGGTAGATATATTTGTTGTGCAATCAACAGTAACAACTGCAAAACATATTTCTTCAAAGTATAAACCGCTTGATATCTCTTCTTTTTGTAAAACAGCCGATATTCCTGTAATAGTGGGTAATTGTGTCACTTTTAATGTAACTATGGAACTTATAGAAACAGGGGTAGCTGGAATACTTGTAGGTATAGGGCCAGGGGCGGCTTGTACAACAAGACAAGTCCTTGGGCTTGGGGTTCCTCAGGTAACCTCTACAGCAGACTGTGCAGCAGCAAGGGATATTTATTACAAAAAAACAGGTAGATACGTGCCTATGATAACAGATGGTGGAATGGTAAGTAGTGGAGATGTCTGTAAAGCATTTGCAGCAGGCGCTGATGCTGTAATGATTGGTTCTGCCTTTGTAAAATCAACTGAATCTCCCGGCAAAGGTTACCATTGGGGTATGGCTACCTCAGACGAGAACCTCCCGAGAGGGACAAGAGTTAATGTTGGTGTTTCATGCACACTAAAAGAGATTCTTTATGGTCCAGCAAAAGTAGATGATGGTTCTCAGAACCTTATCGGAGCATTAAAACTTTCGATGGGTTCTCTTGGGACAAAAAATATAAAAGAAATGCATACAGTGGAAATGGCTGTCACGCCATCTATTAAAACTGAAGGAAAGATTTACCAGTCATTGCTTAAAGCAGTAAACAAGAAAGAATAA
- the pdxA gene encoding 4-hydroxythreonine-4-phosphate dehydrogenase PdxA produces MQNNIIGISLGDPAGIGPEIFLKAFPKIATIKGFLPLLIGDISVISKNLKILDLNYKIKPIKKSVDIDENYLNIYDTKTILNESFPIGKDSKQCGMASFIYIKKSIQLWKQGDIEALVTLPISKKAWHLAGNFYSGHTELLASELNASKYAMIMIAGKIRVLLITTHIPISKVPQVLTKQLITEKLNTSYQFLTDLGIKDPVIAVSALNPHAGEEGIMGEEEEKIIKPAIKSFQKTAKCIGPTPSDTVFKLIIENKVDLVASMYHDQALIPLKTFFFNKLVNYTAGIPMVRTSPGHGTGFDISYSKKANPGSFIEAYKTATYLVKGRRKKT; encoded by the coding sequence ATGCAAAACAATATTATAGGTATATCCTTAGGAGACCCTGCAGGCATCGGTCCTGAAATCTTCTTAAAAGCTTTTCCAAAAATAGCAACAATTAAAGGTTTTCTACCTCTTTTGATAGGCGATATTTCTGTTATATCAAAAAATTTAAAAATTTTAGATTTAAATTATAAAATTAAACCTATTAAAAAAAGTGTGGATATCGATGAAAATTACCTTAATATATATGACACTAAAACCATTTTGAACGAATCTTTTCCTATAGGTAAAGATTCAAAACAGTGTGGTATGGCTTCGTTTATTTATATTAAAAAATCTATACAACTATGGAAACAAGGAGATATCGAGGCGTTGGTTACTCTGCCTATTTCTAAAAAAGCCTGGCACCTTGCGGGAAACTTTTATTCAGGCCACACAGAACTTCTTGCCTCAGAATTGAATGCTTCTAAATATGCAATGATAATGATTGCAGGTAAAATAAGGGTCCTACTTATTACCACTCACATTCCTATAAGTAAAGTACCGCAAGTTTTAACTAAACAACTTATAACAGAAAAACTTAACACATCGTATCAGTTTTTAACAGATTTAGGTATAAAGGACCCTGTAATTGCAGTTTCTGCCCTTAACCCTCACGCTGGTGAAGAAGGTATAATGGGTGAAGAAGAAGAAAAAATCATTAAACCAGCAATAAAATCTTTTCAAAAAACTGCAAAATGTATAGGTCCTACCCCTTCAGATACAGTTTTTAAGTTAATCATTGAAAATAAGGTTGACCTTGTTGCTTCAATGTATCACGACCAAGCTCTTATACCTTTAAAAACATTCTTTTTTAACAAACTGGTAAATTATACAGCAGGTATACCTATGGTTAGAACTAGCCCAGGACACGGTACAGGTTTTGATATATCTTACTCAAAAAAAGCCAATCCTGGCAGTTTCATAGAGGCTTATAAAACTGCTACATATCTTGTTAAAGGAAGAAGAAAAAAGACTTAA
- the rsmA gene encoding 16S rRNA (adenine(1518)-N(6)/adenine(1519)-N(6))-dimethyltransferase RsmA, whose translation MEFLTVKKIIKLIQSGQVNVKKHLGQNFLIDRNSRDKIISFAEIEDTDTVVEIGPGLGALTEKLIEQSKDVYAFEVDPQFCGILKERFSGVKSFHLLEGDFLQADEKWWQTLPPKVKLISNTPYYLSSQISFKIIQFRDHISTALITVQKEVGEKITSKWGSKNYGELSVLNYIYTNSKICYSLKRDVFFPKPEVNSVVVKIQPLEKPKFQIEEEKSFQNFLHHIFMLRRKKLINVINKVFSLKKEVFKNISTEELLFFDKRAEDLTPENIYKVFTIINALKKDNKGET comes from the coding sequence ATGGAATTTTTAACTGTAAAAAAAATTATAAAACTGATACAGAGCGGACAGGTAAATGTAAAGAAACATCTTGGGCAGAACTTTTTGATAGATAGAAACTCAAGAGATAAAATCATCTCTTTTGCAGAAATAGAAGATACCGATACGGTTGTAGAAATTGGACCAGGTTTAGGCGCTCTTACAGAGAAGTTAATTGAACAATCTAAAGATGTATACGCCTTTGAAGTTGACCCTCAGTTTTGCGGTATATTAAAAGAGAGGTTTTCAGGCGTAAAATCTTTTCATTTATTAGAAGGAGATTTTCTGCAAGCAGACGAAAAATGGTGGCAAACTCTCCCCCCAAAAGTTAAACTTATAAGTAACACACCCTACTACCTCAGTTCTCAAATATCATTTAAAATTATTCAATTTCGTGACCATATAAGTACTGCTTTAATTACTGTTCAAAAAGAGGTTGGAGAAAAAATCACAAGCAAGTGGGGAAGTAAAAATTATGGAGAGCTCTCTGTTCTTAATTATATTTACACCAACTCAAAAATATGTTATTCTTTAAAAAGAGATGTTTTCTTTCCAAAACCAGAAGTAAATTCAGTAGTAGTCAAGATTCAACCTCTTGAAAAACCAAAATTTCAGATTGAAGAAGAAAAATCTTTTCAGAATTTTTTACATCATATTTTTATGTTGAGACGCAAAAAACTTATAAATGTAATAAATAAGGTATTCTCTTTAAAAAAAGAGGTATTCAAAAACATTTCTACCGAAGAACTTTTATTCTTTGACAAGAGAGCAGAAGATTTAACACCAGAAAATATATATAAGGTATTTACAATTATTAACGCATTAAAAAAAGATAACAAAGGAGAAACATAA